A single genomic interval of Lentimicrobium saccharophilum harbors:
- a CDS encoding T9SS type A sorting domain-containing protein, translating into MKKNYTRMFMLALLLFAGFGFTAEMANAQVTITQWTFEGDVITPSTGSGTAALIGGTTATFATGYTGTGTGGRAWNSAAYPAQGTGSGTAGVEFLVSTSGYSAIALSWDGRHSNTSANRLRVQYTLNGTDWEDFEANEGNAVNTAAGVDKGFDNGRYIADAGDTWYQRSADFSGISGVDGNAAFGVRIVTEFVDGSEYGAATSTSSYSPNGTLRYDNVTFKGVGSSPMITATPSSLSGFTYLEGAGPSEMQITTLNAFNLTPASGAVTMTPSADYEYSVDGVNFISDPGNVVYENGSFPGTGDVPVRIRLKAGLPAGSYSGVFTVTGGGAPELQIPLSGSVSTSTPASISAYILPKFIEGATPSNINRVPFAYHATLSNLLPSSTYRFYNKIVSGSDGPDYNGAGNCIFVNPSTGEFVRTTSASMTTPGQYGEFTTDANGSFSGWFITEPTGNARFKPGNELFMRIMLNDGTGGTAEATRLTITESVKSLGFYTSAADSTGTAIRGISNFTPKNFVFIYDNTAGTGRPLYGTQIETTGVSFIAGTYAEFYANDVAGTDGAWGGIVPNINTEGVKRVEERSLTTGAIVSNYTDDDGVWGTVDTKNPAGGIDNVLVINTTLGIGAPENQFGKIFTYGKELSIQLDQVVNGSIQVINLFGQEVSRYTISGSQASYTLNVPAGAYIVRILSDKGTAAWKVMVR; encoded by the coding sequence ATGAAGAAAAATTACACGAGAATGTTCATGCTGGCATTATTACTGTTTGCCGGTTTTGGTTTCACCGCTGAAATGGCAAATGCCCAGGTTACCATTACACAGTGGACTTTTGAGGGCGATGTGATTACACCCAGCACCGGGTCGGGAACCGCCGCACTGATTGGCGGAACTACAGCCACCTTCGCAACAGGGTATACCGGAACAGGTACCGGCGGGCGGGCTTGGAATTCAGCTGCTTATCCCGCACAGGGAACCGGATCAGGTACCGCAGGGGTTGAGTTTCTGGTTTCTACCTCCGGCTACAGCGCCATAGCCCTTAGCTGGGATGGCCGGCACAGCAATACTTCTGCCAACAGGCTCAGGGTTCAGTATACGCTGAACGGAACCGATTGGGAAGACTTTGAAGCCAATGAAGGTAACGCCGTCAATACCGCCGCGGGAGTGGATAAAGGTTTTGATAACGGACGCTATATTGCGGACGCGGGCGATACCTGGTATCAGAGAAGTGCTGATTTCTCAGGTATTTCAGGCGTTGACGGCAATGCTGCATTTGGCGTCAGAATTGTGACCGAATTTGTTGACGGTTCTGAATATGGTGCCGCGACCTCAACCTCATCCTACAGTCCTAACGGAACCCTCCGTTACGACAATGTCACATTCAAAGGTGTAGGCAGCTCTCCGATGATTACTGCAACGCCTTCAAGCTTATCAGGATTTACTTACCTGGAAGGTGCTGGTCCTTCTGAAATGCAGATTACCACCCTGAACGCCTTCAACCTGACCCCGGCATCAGGTGCCGTTACAATGACCCCTTCAGCTGATTATGAGTATTCCGTTGATGGCGTTAATTTTATAAGCGATCCGGGCAATGTGGTTTACGAGAACGGAAGTTTCCCCGGTACCGGGGATGTTCCTGTACGTATCCGTTTGAAAGCCGGATTGCCGGCCGGTAGTTATTCAGGTGTTTTCACCGTTACCGGCGGCGGCGCCCCCGAACTTCAGATCCCTTTAAGCGGCAGTGTTTCAACTTCCACTCCTGCATCCATTTCGGCCTACATTCTGCCAAAGTTTATCGAAGGGGCCACTCCATCCAACATCAACAGGGTGCCGTTTGCCTATCATGCCACACTTTCTAACCTTCTGCCATCTTCAACCTACCGTTTTTACAATAAGATTGTAAGTGGATCCGATGGTCCTGATTACAACGGAGCAGGAAATTGCATTTTCGTGAATCCCTCTACCGGGGAATTTGTGCGCACTACCAGTGCTTCCATGACAACTCCGGGTCAGTATGGTGAGTTTACAACAGATGCCAATGGTAGTTTCAGCGGCTGGTTTATTACCGAGCCTACCGGCAATGCCAGATTTAAACCGGGCAACGAATTGTTTATGCGCATTATGCTTAATGACGGTACCGGCGGAACTGCTGAAGCCACCCGTCTTACCATTACCGAAAGTGTTAAATCGCTGGGTTTCTATACCAGCGCTGCCGACTCGACCGGAACAGCCATCCGCGGGATCAGCAATTTTACTCCGAAAAATTTTGTATTTATCTACGACAATACTGCCGGAACCGGTCGCCCGCTGTATGGCACCCAGATAGAAACCACAGGGGTAAGTTTTATTGCAGGGACCTATGCGGAATTTTACGCCAATGATGTGGCAGGTACCGATGGCGCCTGGGGCGGCATTGTGCCGAATATCAACACGGAAGGGGTAAAACGGGTTGAAGAGCGCAGCCTGACTACCGGAGCCATCGTCAGCAATTATACCGATGATGATGGTGTATGGGGTACTGTGGATACAAAGAATCCTGCCGGAGGCATTGATAATGTGCTGGTAATCAATACTACCCTTGGCATCGGTGCTCCTGAAAACCAGTTTGGTAAAATTTTCACCTATGGCAAAGAGCTCAGCATTCAGCTGGATCAGGTGGTGAACGGAAGCATCCAGGTCATCAACCTCTTCGGACAAGAGGTCTCCCGCTATACCATCAGTGGCAGCCAGGCTTCGTATACCCTGAATGTACCCGCAGGCGCTTACATTGTTCGCATTCTCAGCGACAAGGGCACTGCTGCCTGGAAGGTGATGGTGAGGTAA
- a CDS encoding DUF47 domain-containing protein, protein MFLFKHAAKSIELIDNFLNIIDQGAILFKEGVRNYLYGNRENFLSNLQTLSSLETEADIIKRKTENLLYTQSLMPQLRGDILKLLEELDNIIDLAKTNLFQFDVEIPFIPAELNQELVKLTELSVSAIESVIPAARAYFKDPESVKEKLHRVYLYEKEADKLADAIKRRVFHEMPNLKLSEKFHLRYFTLHIEILSDAAEKTADVLSIMAIKRTI, encoded by the coding sequence ATGTTTCTGTTCAAACATGCCGCAAAATCCATTGAACTGATAGATAACTTCCTGAATATCATTGATCAGGGGGCAATTCTATTCAAAGAGGGGGTCAGAAATTACCTCTACGGCAACAGGGAAAATTTTCTGAGCAATCTGCAAACGCTCTCATCACTTGAAACTGAGGCGGATATCATCAAGCGGAAAACGGAAAACCTGCTTTATACGCAATCTCTTATGCCGCAGCTGAGGGGCGATATCCTGAAGCTGCTCGAAGAGCTTGATAATATTATTGATCTTGCCAAGACGAACCTGTTTCAGTTTGATGTCGAGATTCCGTTTATTCCGGCCGAATTAAACCAGGAGTTGGTAAAACTTACCGAATTATCGGTTTCTGCCATAGAGTCGGTGATACCGGCGGCAAGGGCATATTTCAAAGATCCTGAATCGGTCAAAGAAAAACTGCACAGAGTATATTTATATGAGAAAGAGGCTGACAAGCTGGCTGATGCAATCAAACGCAGGGTTTTTCATGAGATGCCCAACCTAAAGCTCAGCGAAAAATTTCATCTGAGGTATTTTACCTTACATATAGAAATACTGTCGGATGCTGCTGAGAAAACAGCCGATGTATTGTCGATTATGGCTATTAAACGTACCATTTAA
- a CDS encoding inorganic phosphate transporter: MLLLIFLSSGLFLGWSLGANDAANIFGSAVGSKMIRFRKAAFIASIFVVLGAVFQGRGTADTLSSLGAVDALAGGFTVSLCAALTVFWMTRYAIPVSTSQAIVGAIIGWSMFAGLPTNYTVLTKIVSTWVSGPVLGMAFAAGLFLLLRGFLRRTKIHVIKLDSYIRISLIVAGAFGAYSLGANNIANVMGVFVNAAPDVLLNFGLFTLDGVQLLFLLGGLAIALGIFTYSERVMHTVGNGILSLSPEAAIVVVLSQALVLFIFSSSSLSAFLMSMGLPAIPLVPVSSTQVVVGSVIGIGLVKGAREIKLKALGEIAAGWVVTPLAAGILTYIALFFVQNVFKLQVFSIKAEGTKIHLDTGTAVAENAPEINLILPAILAMSALAIIILIFLVFRQQKLRLKTENELLHQQNNYYQAQKTLSGMEVTAVHLENSLLSQKLETKRREYINIALNISSQREFLQSVAAKIDEIRLVGDQQQLLEQLNDLSLMVKQKMNFSDETEELYAQIELIHKDFRQKLANAFPDLTEQEKRLAVLLRLNFSSKEIASLMGISPKSAEIARYRLRKKLNLGKGESLTFFIQNL, from the coding sequence ATGTTGCTGCTGATCTTTCTGTCGAGCGGGTTATTCCTTGGTTGGTCCCTTGGGGCCAATGATGCGGCGAATATTTTCGGGTCGGCGGTAGGATCTAAAATGATCCGTTTCAGGAAGGCTGCATTCATTGCCAGTATTTTTGTGGTCCTGGGCGCAGTTTTTCAGGGCCGGGGCACGGCCGATACCCTCTCAAGCCTCGGAGCCGTTGACGCATTGGCCGGAGGATTCACCGTTTCGCTTTGCGCCGCGCTTACTGTGTTTTGGATGACCCGTTATGCCATTCCGGTATCCACCAGCCAGGCAATTGTCGGAGCGATCATCGGCTGGAGCATGTTTGCAGGTCTGCCCACCAATTATACCGTACTTACAAAGATTGTATCCACATGGGTATCAGGCCCTGTTCTCGGAATGGCCTTTGCAGCAGGGCTTTTCCTGCTTCTGAGGGGATTTCTCCGGCGAACCAAAATCCATGTGATCAAACTTGACTCTTATATCCGGATCTCGCTGATCGTGGCAGGGGCTTTCGGAGCTTACAGTCTGGGGGCCAATAATATTGCCAATGTCATGGGGGTATTCGTCAATGCCGCCCCGGACGTTTTGCTTAATTTCGGCCTTTTCACCCTCGACGGGGTTCAGCTGCTGTTTTTGCTGGGCGGGCTGGCCATTGCACTCGGAATATTTACCTATAGCGAAAGGGTAATGCACACGGTTGGCAACGGCATCCTTTCGCTCAGTCCCGAGGCCGCCATTGTGGTTGTTTTATCGCAGGCCCTGGTGCTGTTTATCTTTTCGTCTTCCTCACTATCCGCTTTCCTGATGTCGATGGGTTTACCGGCAATTCCGCTGGTACCGGTTTCAAGCACACAGGTGGTGGTGGGTTCGGTGATCGGAATCGGATTGGTGAAAGGGGCCCGCGAAATCAAATTAAAGGCGCTCGGTGAAATTGCAGCCGGCTGGGTGGTTACCCCGCTGGCGGCCGGTATCCTTACCTATATCGCCCTTTTCTTTGTTCAGAATGTATTTAAATTGCAAGTGTTTTCAATCAAAGCAGAGGGTACCAAAATTCATCTGGATACCGGAACTGCCGTAGCTGAAAATGCCCCGGAAATTAATCTGATCCTTCCGGCCATCCTGGCAATGTCTGCTTTGGCAATTATTATACTGATCTTCCTGGTATTCCGTCAGCAAAAACTGCGGCTTAAAACTGAAAATGAGCTACTTCATCAGCAAAATAACTATTACCAGGCTCAAAAGACACTGAGTGGAATGGAAGTTACGGCTGTGCATCTTGAAAACAGCCTGCTGAGCCAGAAACTGGAAACCAAACGCCGCGAATATATCAACATCGCCCTGAATATCTCTTCACAGAGGGAGTTTCTGCAGTCTGTTGCCGCGAAAATCGATGAAATCAGGCTGGTCGGGGATCAGCAACAGCTACTGGAACAGCTGAATGACTTATCCCTTATGGTTAAACAGAAGATGAACTTCAGTGATGAAACGGAAGAGTTATATGCGCAGATAGAATTGATCCACAAAGATTTCAGGCAGAAACTTGCCAACGCTTTTCCTGACCTGACAGAACAGGAAAAACGGCTGGCGGTGCTGTTGCGCCTGAACTTTTCATCCAAGGAAATCGCTTCATTGATGGGTATATCTCCTAAAAGCGCTGAAATTGCCCGTTACCGCTTAAGGAAAAAACTGAATCTCGGAAAAGGCGAAAGCCTCACCTTTTTTATACAGAACCTTTAA
- a CDS encoding OprO/OprP family phosphate-selective porin: MRKMNHPKLMLVLAVFWLTGGYALGQETDTTVRYNQYGARVNRTPLKAEERNGILVLESKDQKYKIWYDARVQVDGAMFFGDTYNPIGNGTSVRRARFAVKSQFTEKWYGEFDLDISNSELELKDAYLEFSPNERLSLRAGNYKEGFSFESTTTSRYLTFIERPNAVNTFAPSRHIGVGVMYHKDWLFGMGGIHFQTVGDPEERLFSEDNNKDYGTDEGVSFTGKLVAMPFHNDFNKGLHIGIAGSYRTPKTDAEIRGHERYSTRSLTSINRKKYMDTDLISNVDHIVLGGLEFAAYHKNFRFQGEYLMSNVHRKKWDEEMPTEKFDGWYAFGSVLLFGGKYNYNTNDAEFTQPTRGKSWGDVELAFRYDYLSLNSGMDQIMGGAGEGYTFGINYHVNNNVKIMLNYAYLNHDRYASGKNKLFVGYDENGALTKDPRKVVDANGKAGDDFSFVSVRFEVDF; this comes from the coding sequence ATGAGAAAAATGAATCATCCAAAATTAATGCTGGTGCTTGCAGTTTTCTGGTTAACCGGCGGTTATGCCCTGGGACAGGAAACCGACACCACGGTGCGTTATAATCAGTATGGTGCCAGAGTGAACCGTACGCCGCTGAAAGCGGAGGAGAGGAACGGGATACTTGTGCTGGAAAGCAAGGACCAGAAGTACAAAATATGGTACGACGCCCGTGTACAGGTGGATGGCGCCATGTTTTTCGGCGATACCTACAACCCCATCGGCAACGGAACATCCGTCCGCCGTGCCAGGTTTGCCGTCAAGAGTCAGTTTACCGAAAAATGGTATGGCGAGTTTGACCTGGACATTTCCAACTCGGAACTGGAACTGAAAGATGCCTACCTGGAGTTTTCGCCTAATGAAAGACTGAGCCTGCGTGCAGGAAATTATAAGGAGGGGTTTTCTTTTGAGTCAACAACCACTTCAAGGTATCTGACCTTCATTGAGCGCCCGAACGCAGTCAATACCTTTGCTCCTTCCCGTCATATCGGGGTTGGAGTGATGTACCACAAAGACTGGCTGTTCGGGATGGGAGGAATCCATTTCCAGACAGTCGGAGATCCCGAAGAAAGACTTTTCTCGGAAGATAACAATAAGGATTACGGCACCGATGAAGGAGTATCGTTTACCGGTAAGCTGGTTGCCATGCCCTTCCATAACGACTTCAATAAAGGGTTGCACATCGGGATAGCCGGTTCGTATCGGACTCCGAAAACGGATGCAGAAATCAGGGGTCATGAGCGTTACAGCACCCGTTCACTCACCTCGATCAACCGCAAGAAATATATGGATACCGATCTGATTTCCAATGTTGATCATATCGTGCTCGGCGGTCTGGAGTTCGCGGCTTATCACAAAAATTTCCGTTTTCAGGGTGAATATCTGATGAGCAATGTACACCGCAAAAAATGGGATGAGGAAATGCCTACCGAAAAATTTGACGGCTGGTATGCTTTTGGCAGTGTACTCCTGTTCGGTGGAAAATACAATTACAATACCAACGATGCTGAATTTACACAGCCCACCCGTGGAAAATCCTGGGGTGATGTGGAGCTTGCCTTCCGCTATGATTACCTGAGCCTGAATTCAGGCATGGACCAGATTATGGGCGGCGCCGGTGAAGGTTATACATTCGGCATCAACTACCATGTGAATAACAATGTGAAGATCATGCTTAACTACGCCTACCTGAACCACGATCGTTATGCAAGCGGCAAAAACAAACTGTTTGTTGGCTATGACGAAAACGGTGCGCTGACCAAAGACCCACGGAAAGTGGTGGATGCCAATGGAAAAGCAGGTGATGATTTTAGTTTCGTCAGCGTCAGGTTTGAGGTTGACTTTTAA